From the Streptomyces sp. NBC_00654 genome, the window CCGAGGTGGGGCACCTCGCACAGGGGGGTGCCGGGGGCCCACTCCGCGCGCCAGTGGTCCAGGCACTTCTCCTGCTGGGCCGCGAGCCCGGCGAACCAGGGGTCGGACGAGTGCCGGGGAAGCACCCGCCCGGCCACCAGGGTGTCGACGCGCAGCCCCTGCAGGGCGAGGCCGGTACGGGCGGTGCGCAGCGCGTCCCCGGCGGCGGGTCCCGGTTCGGCGACCAGGCGGACGGTGGTCGCGCGGTCCTCGATCAGCGCCTGGACGGCGGCCAGCTCGGCGTCCTTGCGGGCGGCCGCCTCGTACAGCCACTGGGCGGGCATCGGGACCCCGGCGAGCTGGGCGAGCATCGGGCGCAGCGCGCGGGCGGCCTGCCGTTCCTGGGGCAGCAGGCGGCGCAGATAGCGGCGCAGCTGTTCGGGCAGGGCGAGCAGGGCGAGGGCTTCGCGCAGCGGTGGCAGGTCGACGACGAGGACCTCGTAGCCGGCTTCGGGCGAGGCCCAGTCGCCCTCGGCCGCGCGGCGCAGGGTGTGCAGGAGCGCGAGCGGGGCGCTGCCGGGCAGCTCGGTGAGTTCCTCGCCGTCCAGCCGGTTGGCGCCGAGGAGTTCGAGGACGCCCGCGGCCCGGTTCTGGAGTTCGAGGAGTTCGCCGCGGAAGTGGGCACCGGAGTCGATGCGGGCGCTGTACAGGTGGCCGGTGACCTCGGCGGGTTCCGGGCCGGCGGGGAAGCCGGGGACGGTGTCGGCGGAGATCAGGAGGGTGCGGCGGCCGCTGCGGGCGGCGGCCAGCGCGGTCGCCGCCGCGACGGTGGTACGGCCTGCGCCGCCGGGACCGGTGACCAGGACCGTACGCACCGGGTCAGGCCTGCGGGACGGACTCGACGCGCTTCTTCAGGCCGGCCAGGGCGCGGTCGATGATGACCTTCTCCGCCTTGCGCTTGATCATGCCGAGGAGCGGGATCTTGACGTCGACCGCGAGCCGGTAGGTGACCTCGGTGCGGTCGCCGCCGATGGGCACCAGGGCGTAGGTGCCGTCCAGGGCGCGCAGCATCTGGGACTTCACCAGGCTCCAGCTGACCTCGTTCTCGCCGGTCCAGGTGTAGGCGAGGACATGGTCGTCCTTGATCGCTCCGGCGTCCAGGACGAGGCGGACCTGCTCGGCGCGGCCGCGGTCGTCGGTGGCCAGGACCTCGGCCTCCTTCACCTCGCCGGTCCACTCCGGGTAGCGGGCGAAGTCGGCGATCACGCCCATGACGTCGGCCGGTGCCGCCTCGATCGTGATGCTCGAGCTGGTGTGTTCAGCCATCGCCGTGGCCCTCCAGTGCGGTGTACCGGTCGCGTTCGGCAGGAGCCTGCCGGTTGCAGGCTATCGCGTGCCCGCCCCCGCCCCGTTCACCAGGTGAGGGCCCAGGGCACCCCGGTCGAGGCGAAGTGCCCGACGTTGACACACTCGGTCGTCCCTATCCGCATCCTGCGGACCAGCGGCTGGTGGACATGGCCGAACAGCGCGTACCGGGGGCGGGTCCCGCGGATGGCGTCGAGGAGGGCCCGGCTGCCGCGTTCGAAACGGCGGGCGACGGTGTCGTACGTCAGCTCCGGCACCTCGGGCGGGATGTGCGAGCAGAGCACGTCGACCGGGCCGAGCGCCTCGACCTTGGCCGCGTACTCCTCGTCGCTGATCTCGTACGG encodes:
- a CDS encoding ArsA family ATPase, which encodes MRTVLVTGPGGAGRTTVAAATALAAARSGRRTLLISADTVPGFPAGPEPAEVTGHLYSARIDSGAHFRGELLELQNRAAGVLELLGANRLDGEELTELPGSAPLALLHTLRRAAEGDWASPEAGYEVLVVDLPPLREALALLALPEQLRRYLRRLLPQERQAARALRPMLAQLAGVPMPAQWLYEAAARKDAELAAVQALIEDRATTVRLVAEPGPAAGDALRTARTGLALQGLRVDTLVAGRVLPRHSSDPWFAGLAAQQEKCLDHWRAEWAPGTPLCEVPHLGRDPQGLDDLDALAPAVPDERAPGRADDPWWIEEAPAEDGRERALVWCLPLPGAAKSDLRLVRRGDELLLTAGPFHRIVRLESGLRRCTVSGAALHDGVLRVRFTPDPALWPRTP
- a CDS encoding SRPBCC family protein; this translates as MAEHTSSSITIEAAPADVMGVIADFARYPEWTGEVKEAEVLATDDRGRAEQVRLVLDAGAIKDDHVLAYTWTGENEVSWSLVKSQMLRALDGTYALVPIGGDRTEVTYRLAVDVKIPLLGMIKRKAEKVIIDRALAGLKKRVESVPQA